Proteins from a single region of Cytophagaceae bacterium:
- a CDS encoding dipeptide epimerase, with product MKIKNIKPYLKHLPLTKPYTIAYNTFTDVELVFLEIELENGIIGIGSASPAEEVVGETSAQTLGNLNTEFVPNLIGRDIRHFKQIIFETHQHFPNLPGTQAAIDIALHDTFGKFLGISISDFYGQKIESLPTSVTIGIMNVVETLKEAEKFKNLGFRILKVKTGHNVEEDIERLKKIHEKYGNSFKVRVDANQGYNVNELLKFVRNTEKLGLELIEQPVPVGREKDLMKIDNEIRQILCGDESMKNPKYALMFASEPKPFGIYNIKLMKCGGLIGAFEIANIAQNAGIDLFWGCNDESIVSITAALHAAYCCPNTKYIDLDGSFDLAEDLVNGGFSIDDGYLRINKKPGFGFEKNK from the coding sequence ATGAAAATAAAAAACATAAAACCCTATCTAAAACACCTTCCACTTACCAAGCCTTACACTATCGCTTATAACACTTTTACAGATGTAGAGCTGGTTTTTTTAGAAATTGAGCTTGAAAATGGAATCATTGGAATTGGTTCTGCAAGTCCTGCTGAAGAAGTAGTTGGGGAGACGTCAGCTCAAACTTTGGGTAACTTAAATACAGAGTTTGTTCCAAACCTTATTGGCCGGGATATCCGACATTTTAAACAAATAATTTTTGAAACGCATCAACATTTTCCAAATTTACCTGGTACGCAGGCTGCCATTGATATTGCCCTTCATGATACTTTCGGGAAATTTCTGGGTATTTCTATATCTGACTTTTATGGACAAAAAATAGAATCCCTGCCCACATCGGTCACCATTGGCATTATGAATGTGGTAGAAACCCTGAAAGAAGCCGAGAAGTTTAAAAATCTGGGTTTTAGAATTTTGAAAGTAAAAACCGGTCACAATGTTGAAGAAGACATTGAGCGTTTGAAAAAAATCCATGAAAAATACGGCAATAGCTTTAAAGTGAGAGTTGATGCCAACCAGGGTTACAATGTAAATGAACTTTTAAAGTTTGTAAGAAATACCGAAAAACTGGGTTTGGAATTGATAGAGCAGCCTGTTCCAGTAGGCAGAGAAAAAGATTTGATGAAAATCGACAACGAAATCAGGCAGATTTTGTGTGGTGACGAGTCGATGAAAAACCCCAAATATGCTTTGATGTTTGCCTCCGAGCCAAAACCATTTGGGATTTACAACATCAAACTTATGAAGTGCGGAGGCTTAATAGGTGCATTTGAAATCGCCAACATTGCCCAAAATGCGGGCATAGATTTGTTTTGGGGTTGTAATGATGAAAGTATAGTCAGCATTACAGCGGCACTACATGCTGCCTATTGTTGTCCTAATACCAAGTACATTGACCTTGACGGAAGTTTTGATCTTGCTGAGGACTTGGTGAATGGTGGTTTTAGCATAGATGACGGGTATTTAAGAATCAATAAAAAGCCTGGATTTGGATTTGAGAAAAACAAATGA
- a CDS encoding 6-bladed beta-propeller — protein MPGLSFGKNDEIIIGHNSHKYKVKIGWGILDAGKNPVNDCHEMVEDAKGRLIMCTNETKNNILIYDKSGKLLETWGNSYPGAHGLTIFNQGSEQFLLICDNARNQVIKTDLKGREIFKIEYPKETGEYQYPGQFVPTESAVNPVNGDIFVVDGYGKNFVIQYNSKGKYIRHFGGNGDAPGQFKCNHGILFDTRIKNKTTLIITSRQQQCWKQFDLNGNFLSQIDLPGSFICRPVLKGQNLYGAVYRSTSESIADSGYIQILDKNNKVISSPGATEPSYVNGKLQTQSKQDPARVFLHPHDVCVDSDENLYIPQWASKKTYPIKLERI, from the coding sequence ATGCCTGGTCTAAGCTTTGGCAAAAATGATGAAATAATTATAGGTCACAATAGCCACAAATACAAAGTAAAGATAGGCTGGGGTATATTGGATGCAGGTAAAAACCCCGTGAACGACTGCCATGAGATGGTTGAAGATGCGAAAGGCAGGCTTATTATGTGTACCAATGAGACCAAAAACAATATTTTGATTTATGATAAATCGGGAAAATTGCTTGAAACCTGGGGCAATAGTTATCCCGGAGCTCATGGCCTTACGATTTTTAATCAGGGTAGCGAGCAGTTTCTTTTGATTTGTGACAATGCAAGAAATCAGGTCATTAAAACTGACCTAAAAGGACGTGAAATTTTCAAAATAGAATATCCAAAGGAAACCGGCGAATACCAATATCCGGGGCAGTTTGTCCCTACAGAATCGGCAGTAAATCCAGTGAATGGCGATATATTTGTGGTAGATGGTTATGGTAAAAACTTTGTGATTCAGTACAATTCCAAAGGAAAATATATCCGTCATTTTGGTGGCAATGGTGACGCCCCAGGCCAGTTTAAATGCAATCACGGCATTCTGTTTGATACCCGCATCAAAAATAAAACCACCCTTATTATCACTTCCAGACAGCAGCAGTGCTGGAAACAGTTTGACCTCAATGGCAACTTCCTTTCGCAGATTGACCTACCCGGTTCCTTCATTTGCAGGCCGGTATTAAAGGGTCAAAATCTCTATGGTGCGGTTTATCGCTCCACTTCGGAGAGTATTGCTGACTCGGGATACATTCAGATTCTGGATAAAAACAATAAGGTCATCTCCTCACCAGGTGCCACAGAGCCAAGCTATGTCAACGGCAAACTGCAAACTCAAAGCAAGCAAGACCCCGCCCGTGTATTCCTTCATCCCCATGATGTGTGTGTTGACTCTGACGAAAATCTGTATATTCCGCAGTGGGCCTCTAAGAAAACCTACCCTATTAAGTTGGAAAGAATATAA